One region of Primulina tabacum isolate GXHZ01 chromosome 1, ASM2559414v2, whole genome shotgun sequence genomic DNA includes:
- the LOC142551064 gene encoding uncharacterized protein LOC142551064, giving the protein MSSRSGSSSPRKEEEERPRFFDSIAKNRCWAKAETVPGRHPDRWRKDAAGNIVCKRFCNCQGCLCFEYDHIIPYSKGGESVAENCQILQTRVNRFKSDKEEVDNAQLKGYSCDVKFTDKELDIIEMAIYGDVIRPGNQCRCRTVAEVLGTYKSKDRLAACKLPYGEGSLHQ; this is encoded by the exons ATGAGCTCCAGGTCTGGCTCATCATCACCACGTAAGGAGGAGGAGGAGAGGCCAAGATTTTTCGACTCAATAGCGAAGAATAGGTGCTGGGCGAAAGCTGAAACGGTTCCGGGGCGCCACCCTGACCGGTGGCGAAAAGATGCCGCCGGAAATATAGTCTGCAAGCGCTTCTGCAACTGTCAGGGCTGCCTCTGCTTTGAGTATGACCATATCATTCCCTATTCCAAAG GTGGTGAGTCAGTGGCAGAGAATTGCCAGATTCTGCAAACAAGGGTTAACagattcaaatcagataaggaaGAGGTTGATAATGCCCAATTGAAAGGCTATTCTTGTGATGTCAAGTTTACAG ATAAGGAGCTTGATATTATCGAAATGGCAATCTATGGAGATGTTATTCGGCCAGGAAATCAATGTCGTTGCCGAACTGTTGCAGAAGTCCTCGGCACATACAAGTCCAAAGATCGATTGGCTGCCTGCAAGCTGCCGTATGGTGAAGGTTCCTTACACCAGTAA
- the LOC142513524 gene encoding uncharacterized protein LOC142513524, protein MGRTSEIMRRSIFTFLKDFQYFTSFPSLIVFPYAVSILISQSLVSLSHLLPLVHGRMRSIFLAAGFPLSSELFAVLNLKLSETIFTFLLVLPFSLSFLLLAKASVIRALNYRRFEKAYPSSSWISVFNTLCVTQLWNLLVMLSANATSFCILLISFNISNVLGLSSRGSLFLLSATGAIIYSIILANSYITCNLALVLSGMEKQGGFASIVKACFLIRGRPVTALSLAVSLNLALAAIEALFQYRVTKAYHNFMALTPSIVLEGMLVAYLYSILLVLDAINGCVFAESCINYPPERLPVACIAKNFSSASLGFLAGDPDQGADPTGRRKDNRHPQMDMYSNSFRD, encoded by the coding sequence ATGGGAAGAACAAGCGAGATCATGAGAAGATCAATCTTCACTTTCTTGaaagattttcagtattttacTTCGTTTCCTTCGCTCATCGTGTTCCCTTACGCTGTTTCGATTCTCATATCGCAGTCACTCGTCTCTTTGTCACATCTTTTGCCGTTAGTCCATGGCCGAATGAGGTCTATTTTTCTTGCTGCAGGATTCCCTCTATCATCAGAGCTATTTGCAGTTCTCAACCTTAAACTCTCTGAAACCATTTTTACATTCCTTCTAGTCCTACCCTTTTCCCTTTCTTTCCTCCTCCTTGCCAAAGCATCTGTAATTCGAGCTCTCAACTACCGTAGATTCGAAAAAGCATATCCATCTTCTTCTTGGATTTCAGTTTTCAACACCCTTTGCGTCACGCAACTTTGGAACTTATTAGTCATGCTATCTGCCAATGCGACGAGCTTCTGTATTCTTTTAATATCTTTCAATATTTCCAATGTATTAGGCCTTTCTTCCAGGGGATCCCTGTTTCTTCTGTCTGCAACAGGAGCCATCATTTACTCCATTATTCTTGCTAATTCCTACATCACATGTAACCTGGCATTGGTGTTATCAGGAATGGAAAAACAAGGAGGATTTGCCTCGATTGTAAAGGCATGTTTTCTGATAAGAGGCAGGCCCGTAACTGCATTGTCATTAGCTGTGTCTCTCAATTTGGCGTTGGCTGCTATTGAAGCATTGTTTCAGTACCGTGTAACAAAGGCTTATCATAATTTTATGGCGCTCACTCCATCCATTGTTCTCGAGGGAATGCTCGTTGCGTATTTGTACAGCATACTTCTTGTTCTAGATGCAATCAATGGCTGTGTCTTCGCGGAAAGCTGTATAAATTATCCACCGGAAAGACTGCCAGTCGCTTGCATAGCTAAAAACTTCTCAAGTGCTTCTTTGGGATTTTTGGCTGGTGACCCAGATCAGGGTGCGGATCCAACGGGAAGGAGGAAGGACAATCGACACCCTCAAATGGATATGTATTCGAATTCATTTCGTGATTGA